A DNA window from Zingiber officinale cultivar Zhangliang chromosome 3A, Zo_v1.1, whole genome shotgun sequence contains the following coding sequences:
- the LOC122052818 gene encoding rhomboid-like protein 14, mitochondrial — protein sequence MSWYYFRSRNHNRDGGAWGRMTRGMLPLLALQVASEFHRLGHKPPVTAGLLLANTIVYVRPSFLDRLLPTLHEVSFNPHFIVKYGDLKRFFLSPFYHLDDAHLFYNMTSLLWKGIQLETSMDSMEFVSMVAILLGMSQGITLLMARGLLIFFGYERAYYNEFSVGFSGVLFALKVVLNAYSDEYTYVHSMVIPTRYAAWAELILIQVLVPGVSFMGHLGGILAGLLYLKLRSSYRGLDPLSALIRKAFGVVSWPLRFVKNIFNLQRRRISGGGRVGSTQPRFQSGVWRCDTCTYDNSMHDDVCEMCSTPRWGDGFRQVRQSNPSNNNLSVEELRLRRLERFG from the exons ATGTCTTGGTACTACTTCAGAAGCAGAAATCACAACAGAGACGGTGGGGCATGGGGCCGGATGACGAGGGGGATGCTGCCACTGCTTGCGCTGCAAGTGGCGTCCGAGTTCCACCGCCTCGGCCACAAGCCCCCAGTCACCGCCGGCCTCCTACTCGCCAATACCATTGTCTACGTCCGTCCCTCGTTCCTCGACCGCCTGCTCCCTACTTTACATGAAGTCTCCTTCAATCCCCATTTCATCGTAAAG TATGGTGATCTGAAGCGTTTTTTCTTATCACCATTTTATCATCTGGATGATGCACATCTCTTCTACAATATGACGTCTCTATTGTGGAAGGGTATCCAGCTCGAGACATCAATGGATAGTATGGAGTTTGTATCCATGGTTGCAATATTGCTTGGGATGTCACAGGGCATTACTTTACTTATGGCTAGAGGTTTGCTTATTTTCTTTGGCTATGAGAGAGCATACTACAATGAGTTTTCTGTTGGGTTTTCTGGTGTTCTATTTGCCCTGAAGGTCGTACTGAATGCATATTCTGATGAGTACACTTATGTACATAGTATGGTAATCCCAACACGGTATGCTGCATGGGCAGAATTGATCCTTATCCAAGTTTTAGTACCAGGCGTGTCTTTTATGGGTCACTTGGGTGGGATATTAGCTGGTCTTCTGTATCTTAAACTGAGAAGTTCATATAGAGGGCTGGATCCACTGTCTGCACTCATAAGAAAAGCATTTGGTGTTGTAAGCTGGCCTTTAAGGTTTGTCAAGAATATTTTCAACTTACAACGCCGTCGCATATCAGGTGGAGGAAGAGTTGGAAGCACACAACCAAGGTTCCAGTCTGGTGTTTGGAGATGTGATACATGCACGTATGATAACTCAATGCACGATGATGTATGCGAGATGTGCAGCACACCTCGTTGGGGCGATGGATTCCGCCAAGTCAGACAGTCAAATCCATCAAACAACAACCTATCGGTAGAGGAGCTCCGTCTTCGCAGGCTTGAAAGATTTGGTTGA
- the LOC122052821 gene encoding ferredoxin C 2, chloroplastic-like, whose amino-acid sequence MNTVATPFSAMVHPFAPAASSICLRQGQARLQNPLFRPCFRQIRRPLRSARGELQTSEPSTATTASTSIRTHRVTVHDRQRGAVHEFLVPEDQYILHTAEAQNISLPFACRHGCCTSCAVRVKSGQIRQPEALGISAELKDKGYALLCVGFPSSDIEVETQDEDEVYWLQFGRYFARGPVERDDYALELAMGDE is encoded by the exons ATGAACACGGTGGCGACGCCGTTCTCGGCGATGGTCCACCCATTCGCTCCGGCCGCCTCCTCAATCTGCCTCCGCCAGGGCCAAGCACGACTTCAAAATCCTCTCTTTCGCCCCTGCTTTCGTCAGATTAGGAGGCCATTGAGATCCGCGCGCGGAGAGCTGCAAACCTCGGAGCCCTCAACGGCGACGACAGCTTCGACTTCTATAAGGACTCATCGGGTCACTGTTCACGACCGTCAGCGCGGCGCGGTCCACGAATTCCTTGTGCCGGAG GATCAATACATACTGCACACGGCGGAGGCGCAGAACATATCCCTCCCCTTTGCTTGCAGGCACG GTTGCTGTACTAGCTGTGCTGTTCGAGTAAAATCTGGTCAAATTAGACAACCAGAAGCTCTTGGAATATCTGCAGAATTGAAAGATAAG GGTTACGCATTACTCTGTGTGGGTTTTCCATCTTCTGATATTGAAGTTGAAACTCAAGATGAAGATGAG GTGTACTGGCTCCAATTCGGGCGGTATTTTGCGCGAGGCCCAGTT GAAAGAGATGACTATGCCTTGGAGCTGGCTATGGGCGATGAATGA
- the LOC122052822 gene encoding ubiquitin-fold modifier-conjugating enzyme 1-like → MEGWDSSTKSALTQIPLLSTRAGPRDGAAWTQRLKEEYRALIAYTTMNKSRDNDWFRISAANPEGTHWTGTCWYVHNLRRYEFQLQFDIPVTYPATAPELELPQLDGKTHKMYRGGKICLTVHFKPLWAKNCPRFGIAHALCLGLAPWLAAEVPILVDSGVVKHKDDEPSSSES, encoded by the exons ATGGAGGGGTGGGATTCGAGCACGAAGTCGGCGCTGACGCAGATCCCTCTCCTCTCGACGAGGGCGGGACCTCGAGACGGTGCGGCCTGGACGCAGCGGCTGAAGGAGGAGTATCGCGCACTGATCGCCTATACCACCATGAACAAGTCCCGCGACAATGACTGGTTCCGTATCTCCGCCGCCAATCCCGAGGGCACGCATTGGACTGGCACCTGTTGGTACGTCCACAACCTCCGACGCTACGAGTTTCAACTGCAGTTCGACATCCCCGTCACTTATCCCGCCACCGCCCCAGAGCTGGAGCTACCGCAGCTCGACGGAAAGACCCACAAGATGTACCGAGGTGGCAAGATCTGCCTCACCGTCCACTTCAAGCCACTCTGGGCCAAGAACTG CCCTAGGTTTGGAATTGCTCACGCCCTTTGCCTGGGCCTCGCGCCTTGGCTCGCTGCTGAGGTGCCAATTCTTGTCGACTCTGGCGTAGTCAAACACAAAGATGACGAGCCTTCCTCATCGGAATCCTGA